From the Micromonospora sediminicola genome, one window contains:
- a CDS encoding antibiotic biosynthesis monooxygenase: MVDPARPDAGFIAIVTLRTDGPEQQRQLLDLLVPDVQEWVRHCPGFISANYHVSTDGTRLVNYAQWASEEAYRESFKRNPRAGALRAALAAIPGVRGPEMTGYTLARSIPAAAVTEPA, translated from the coding sequence GTGGTCGACCCCGCCCGGCCGGACGCCGGATTCATCGCCATCGTCACGCTCCGCACCGACGGGCCGGAACAGCAGCGCCAACTGCTCGACCTGCTCGTCCCCGACGTGCAGGAGTGGGTCCGGCACTGTCCCGGCTTCATCTCCGCCAACTACCACGTCAGCACCGACGGCACCCGGCTGGTCAACTACGCGCAGTGGGCCAGTGAGGAGGCGTACCGGGAGTCGTTCAAGCGCAACCCGCGCGCCGGCGCGCTGCGCGCGGCACTGGCCGCGATCCCCGGTGTGCGGGGCCCCGAGATGACCGGCTACACCCTGGCCCGCAGCATCCCGGCCGCCGCCGTCACCGAACCCGCCTGA
- a CDS encoding SDR family NAD(P)-dependent oxidoreductase: MTDKPVALVTGSSSGIGAAVARRLGGAGYRVVVNSARSREAGEKLAAELPDAVYVAADVADPAGSAGLVEAAVQTYGRLDVLVNNAGRTRLIPHADLAAATPEVWREILDLNLIGTWQTTVAAMPHLTATGAGAVVNVSSVAGSRPAGSSIPYAVSKAAVEHLTRLLANVVGPRVRVNAVAPGLIETPWTESFTAIAEKVRESTPLRRVGRPEDVAEAVAGLVAATYVTGQVVLVDGGAHLI, translated from the coding sequence ATGACCGACAAGCCCGTCGCGCTGGTCACCGGATCCTCGTCCGGGATCGGCGCCGCGGTGGCCCGCCGGCTCGGCGGCGCCGGCTACCGCGTGGTGGTGAACTCCGCCCGGTCCCGGGAGGCGGGGGAGAAGCTCGCCGCCGAACTGCCCGACGCCGTCTACGTCGCCGCCGACGTCGCCGACCCGGCCGGGTCCGCCGGGCTGGTCGAGGCCGCCGTGCAGACGTACGGCCGCCTCGACGTCCTGGTCAACAACGCCGGCCGGACCCGCCTGATCCCGCACGCCGACCTGGCCGCCGCGACCCCCGAGGTGTGGCGGGAGATCCTCGACCTCAACCTGATCGGCACCTGGCAGACCACCGTCGCCGCGATGCCGCACCTCACCGCGACCGGCGCCGGCGCCGTGGTGAACGTGTCCTCCGTCGCGGGCAGCCGGCCCGCCGGAAGCTCCATCCCGTACGCGGTCAGCAAGGCCGCGGTGGAACACCTGACCCGGCTGCTGGCCAACGTCGTCGGGCCCCGGGTCCGGGTGAACGCCGTCGCGCCCGGCCTGATCGAGACACCGTGGACGGAGTCGTTCACCGCCATCGCCGAGAAGGTCCGGGAGAGCACCCCGCTGCGCCGGGTCGGCCGGCCCGAGGACGTCGCCGAGGCGGTGGCCGGCCTGGTCGCCGCGACCTACGTCACCGGCCAGGTCGTCCTGGTCGACGGCGGCGCCCACCTCATCTGA
- a CDS encoding LLM class flavin-dependent oxidoreductase, giving the protein MKLAVNLVYQDAALLARTAEELGYAVALAPEGYRSEAASLLGAVAASTDRIGLASGVMQIPARTPGLAALTAATLDALSGGRFRLGLGVSNAEVSDGWYGVPFDEPLRRTREYVDIVRAALRGGPVRYSGRHFRLPRDGAGSAPLHLLTTPLRADLPIWLAAVGPKNLRLAGEIADGWIGVFTSPALAAEAIGQVRAGRESAGRTMAGFETLPCLPTAIADDVSEAVDLVRGQYAYLLGIGDPERNVYVALARRLGYVGEVEKVHDLVLAGDRVAAGAAVPEGFVLQTALVGPPDRVAGRMREYAEAGVTTLGVMVSAAATDTAGRVTILRRAAQALRRAGLAED; this is encoded by the coding sequence ATGAAGCTCGCCGTGAACCTCGTCTACCAGGACGCCGCGCTGCTGGCCCGCACCGCCGAGGAGCTGGGCTACGCGGTCGCGCTCGCGCCCGAGGGATACCGCTCCGAGGCGGCCAGCCTGCTCGGCGCGGTGGCCGCGAGCACCGACCGTATCGGCCTGGCCTCCGGGGTCATGCAGATCCCCGCCCGGACACCGGGACTGGCCGCGCTGACCGCGGCGACGCTGGACGCGCTCAGCGGCGGGCGGTTCCGGCTCGGCCTGGGCGTCTCCAACGCCGAGGTCTCCGACGGCTGGTACGGCGTGCCCTTCGACGAGCCGTTGCGCCGCACCCGGGAGTACGTCGACATCGTCCGCGCCGCGCTGCGCGGCGGCCCGGTGCGCTACTCCGGCCGCCACTTCCGGCTGCCCCGTGACGGCGCGGGCAGCGCACCGCTGCACCTGCTCACCACCCCGCTGCGCGCGGACCTGCCGATCTGGCTGGCCGCCGTCGGTCCGAAGAACCTGCGGCTGGCGGGGGAGATCGCCGACGGGTGGATCGGGGTGTTCACCTCGCCGGCGCTCGCCGCCGAGGCGATCGGCCAGGTGCGCGCCGGCCGGGAAAGCGCCGGCCGGACGATGGCCGGGTTCGAGACGCTGCCCTGCCTGCCGACCGCGATCGCGGACGACGTGAGCGAGGCGGTGGACCTGGTCCGCGGCCAGTACGCGTACCTGCTCGGCATCGGCGACCCGGAGCGCAACGTGTACGTCGCGCTGGCCCGGCGCCTCGGCTACGTCGGCGAGGTGGAGAAGGTGCACGACCTGGTCCTCGCCGGCGACCGGGTCGCCGCCGGCGCGGCGGTGCCGGAGGGCTTCGTGCTCCAGACCGCGCTGGTCGGGCCGCCGGACCGGGTGGCGGGACGGATGCGCGAGTACGCCGAGGCCGGCGTGACCACGCTGGGCGTCATGGTGTCCGCCGCCGCGACCGACACCGCCGGCCGGGTGACGATCCTGCGCCGCGCGGCGCAGGCGCTGCGCCGGGCCGGGCTGGCCGAGGACTGA
- a CDS encoding flavin reductase family protein → MIPADSRERADARREALDPADFRAAMASFPTGVTVVTTRDADGVPYGFTANSFCSVSLEPPLVLVCLARSAHSYPVFAGCERFAVSILQSHHTELARRFASKREDKFAQGRFRRTAGGLTVVDGAAAVLECDRYRQYEAGDHVILLGLVRTAQLAPTRDPVLYVERTFGTVGPATRR, encoded by the coding sequence ATGATCCCAGCGGATTCGCGTGAGCGGGCCGACGCCCGCCGGGAGGCGCTCGACCCCGCCGACTTCCGGGCCGCCATGGCGTCCTTCCCGACCGGTGTCACCGTGGTGACCACCCGGGACGCCGACGGCGTGCCGTACGGCTTCACCGCCAACTCGTTCTGCTCGGTCTCGTTGGAGCCGCCGCTGGTGCTGGTCTGCCTGGCCCGCTCGGCGCACTCGTACCCGGTCTTCGCCGGCTGCGAGCGGTTCGCGGTGAGCATCCTGCAGAGCCACCACACCGAGCTGGCGCGGCGGTTCGCCAGCAAGCGGGAGGACAAGTTCGCCCAGGGCCGGTTCCGGCGCACCGCCGGCGGGCTGACCGTGGTGGACGGCGCGGCGGCGGTGCTGGAGTGCGACCGCTACCGGCAGTACGAGGCCGGCGACCACGTGATCCTGCTCGGTCTGGTGCGGACGGCCCAGCTGGCGCCCACCCGCGACCCGGTGCTCTACGTGGAGCGCACGTTCGGCACGGTGGGACCCGCGACCCGGCGGTGA
- the accD gene encoding acetyl-CoA carboxylase, carboxyltransferase subunit beta, protein MTQTVERTLEEPRWVLCPGCATPVYGRRWQRNLHVCPECGRYTPLTARRRLELLVDDGRYEPLDLDARSEDPLGFVDTVPYPARLAEARARTGLHEAVLCARGRIGGAPAVLAVMDFRFLGGSLGSAVGELITLAAEVALAERTPLVIVSASGGARMQEGVLSLMQMAKTAAALGQLDEAGVLTVSLVTDPTYGGVAASFATLCDVILAEPGARLGFAGRRVIEQTIREKLPPEFQTAEFLRERGVVDRIVPRARLRTEIGRLLRAAADAGTPEPAPAPDAAATVRDPHRLPEADAWEQVRRARDLSRPTTVDYLATAFTDFLELHGDRISGDCPSVVGGLARLAGRPVVVIGQQKGHTAAELARRNFGMPMPSGYRKAARLMRLAEKLRLPVVTLVDTPGAFPGADAEERGQAVAIAENLRLMSSLTVAVVTVVIGEGGSGGALGLAVANRVLAFGSAVYSVISAEGCAAILWKDPAAAPRAAAALRVTARDLLRLGVVDGVLVEPDGGTGADPSAAADALRRAVAEALRDLDGLTPAQLRADRRGRFRQYGSALTVESELRSMTGPRR, encoded by the coding sequence ATGACGCAGACGGTCGAGCGGACGCTGGAGGAGCCCCGCTGGGTGCTCTGCCCCGGCTGCGCCACGCCGGTGTACGGCCGGCGCTGGCAGCGCAACCTGCACGTCTGCCCCGAGTGCGGGCGGTACACGCCGCTGACCGCGCGCCGGCGACTGGAGCTGCTGGTCGACGACGGCCGCTACGAGCCGCTCGACCTGGACGCCCGCAGCGAGGACCCGTTGGGCTTCGTGGACACCGTGCCGTACCCGGCCCGGCTGGCCGAGGCGCGGGCCCGCACCGGCCTGCACGAGGCGGTGCTCTGCGCGCGGGGGCGGATCGGCGGCGCCCCGGCGGTGCTGGCGGTGATGGACTTCCGGTTCCTCGGCGGCAGCCTGGGCAGCGCCGTGGGGGAGCTGATCACCCTGGCCGCCGAGGTCGCGCTGGCCGAGCGGACGCCGCTGGTGATCGTCTCCGCCTCCGGTGGCGCCCGGATGCAGGAGGGCGTGCTGTCGCTGATGCAGATGGCCAAGACGGCCGCCGCGCTGGGCCAGCTCGACGAGGCCGGCGTGCTCACCGTCTCGCTGGTCACCGACCCCACCTACGGCGGGGTGGCCGCCTCCTTCGCGACGCTCTGCGACGTGATCCTGGCCGAGCCCGGCGCGCGGCTGGGCTTCGCCGGCCGCCGGGTCATCGAGCAGACCATCCGGGAGAAGCTGCCGCCGGAGTTCCAGACCGCCGAGTTCCTGCGGGAGCGCGGCGTGGTGGACCGGATCGTGCCGCGCGCGCGGCTGCGTACCGAGATCGGGCGGCTGCTGCGGGCGGCGGCCGACGCCGGCACGCCGGAGCCGGCCCCCGCCCCGGACGCCGCCGCGACGGTGCGCGACCCCCACCGGCTGCCCGAGGCGGACGCGTGGGAGCAGGTCCGCCGGGCCCGCGACCTGAGCCGGCCGACCACGGTCGACTACCTGGCCACCGCGTTCACCGACTTCCTGGAGCTGCACGGCGACCGGATCTCCGGTGACTGCCCGTCCGTGGTCGGCGGCCTCGCCCGGCTGGCCGGACGGCCGGTGGTGGTGATCGGCCAGCAGAAGGGCCACACCGCCGCCGAGCTGGCGCGCCGCAACTTCGGCATGCCGATGCCGTCGGGCTACCGCAAGGCGGCCCGGCTGATGCGGCTGGCCGAGAAGCTGCGGCTGCCGGTGGTGACGCTCGTGGACACGCCCGGCGCGTTCCCCGGCGCGGACGCCGAGGAGCGCGGGCAGGCCGTCGCGATCGCCGAGAACCTGCGGCTGATGTCCTCGCTCACCGTCGCGGTGGTCACCGTCGTCATCGGCGAGGGCGGCAGCGGCGGCGCGCTCGGCCTGGCGGTGGCCAACCGGGTGCTGGCGTTCGGTTCGGCGGTCTACTCGGTGATCTCGGCCGAGGGGTGCGCGGCGATCCTCTGGAAGGATCCGGCCGCCGCGCCCCGGGCCGCCGCCGCGCTCCGGGTGACCGCCCGGGACCTGCTGCGCCTCGGCGTGGTCGACGGTGTCCTGGTCGAACCCGACGGCGGCACCGGCGCCGACCCGTCGGCCGCCGCCGACGCGCTGCGCCGGGCCGTGGCGGAGGCGCTGCGCGACCTCGACGGCCTCACGCCGGCGCAGCTGCGCGCCGACCGGCGGGGCCGGTTCCGCCAGTACGGCTCCGCGCTGACCGTGGAGTCGGAGCTGCGGTCGATGACCGGCCCGCGCCGCTGA
- a CDS encoding acetyl-CoA carboxylase biotin carboxylase subunit, with translation MFRTVLIANRGEIALRVARACRELGIRTVAVHSTADRDSAVVRFADEAVHIGPPPPRQSYLCAAAVLEAARRCGAEAVHPGYGFLSEDPDFAEACAAEGIVLVGPPPEVMAKLGDKGSARAIMKAAGLPLLPGSLDPLGPEEAHALADRIGYPVIVKAVAGGGGRGMQVVTRSADFPEVHRRTSATAQMLFGDGRVYVERYLRSARHVEIQVLCDAYGNAIHLGERDCSVQRRHQKLVEETPSPGLPAGLAERMGASAVAGARAVGYVGAGTFEFLVDPDGGFHFMEVNCRIQVEHPVTEMVTGVDLVQQQLRVAAGERLGLTQDDIRPRGVSVECRLNAEDPERDFAPTPGVIEEFVAPSGPFVRVDTHAHPGYRVPPNYDSLLAKLVVWAPDRDAAIARMLRALDETRVTGPRIATTRDFLRRVVDHPLFRAAEHDTALVDRLLGAEAVAADR, from the coding sequence GTGTTCCGTACCGTCCTGATCGCCAACCGGGGCGAGATCGCCCTCCGGGTCGCCCGCGCCTGCCGGGAGCTGGGCATCCGCACGGTCGCCGTGCACTCCACCGCGGACCGGGACTCGGCCGTGGTCCGGTTCGCCGACGAGGCGGTGCACATCGGACCGCCGCCGCCCCGGCAGAGCTACCTGTGCGCCGCGGCCGTGCTGGAGGCGGCCCGGCGCTGCGGGGCGGAGGCCGTCCACCCCGGGTACGGCTTCCTCTCCGAGGACCCGGACTTCGCCGAGGCCTGCGCGGCCGAGGGGATCGTGCTGGTCGGTCCGCCGCCGGAGGTGATGGCGAAGCTCGGTGACAAGGGCTCGGCCCGGGCGATCATGAAGGCGGCGGGCCTGCCGCTGCTCCCGGGCAGCCTCGACCCGCTCGGCCCGGAGGAGGCGCACGCGCTGGCCGACCGGATCGGCTACCCGGTGATCGTCAAGGCGGTGGCCGGCGGCGGCGGGCGGGGCATGCAGGTGGTGACCCGTTCGGCCGACTTCCCCGAGGTGCACCGGCGGACCAGCGCCACCGCGCAGATGCTCTTCGGCGACGGCCGGGTCTACGTCGAGCGCTACCTGCGCTCCGCCCGGCACGTCGAGATCCAGGTCCTCTGCGACGCGTACGGCAACGCGATCCACCTCGGCGAGCGGGACTGCAGCGTGCAACGCCGCCACCAGAAGCTGGTCGAGGAGACGCCGTCGCCGGGCCTGCCGGCGGGGCTGGCCGAGCGGATGGGCGCATCGGCGGTGGCCGGCGCGCGGGCGGTCGGCTACGTCGGGGCGGGCACCTTCGAGTTCCTCGTCGACCCCGACGGCGGGTTCCACTTCATGGAGGTCAACTGCCGCATCCAGGTGGAACACCCGGTGACCGAGATGGTCACCGGGGTGGATCTGGTGCAGCAGCAGTTGCGGGTGGCGGCGGGGGAGCGGCTCGGGTTGACCCAGGACGACATCCGTCCCCGCGGGGTGTCCGTCGAGTGCCGGCTCAACGCCGAGGACCCGGAGCGGGACTTCGCCCCCACCCCCGGGGTGATCGAGGAGTTCGTCGCCCCGTCCGGCCCGTTCGTGCGCGTCGACACGCACGCCCACCCTGGCTACCGGGTCCCGCCGAACTACGACTCGCTGCTGGCGAAGCTGGTCGTGTGGGCGCCCGACCGGGACGCGGCCATCGCCCGGATGCTGCGGGCCCTCGACGAGACCCGGGTGACCGGGCCCCGGATCGCCACCACGCGGGACTTCCTGCGCCGGGTGGTCGACCATCCGCTGTTCCGGGCCGCCGAGCACGACACCGCTCTGGTGGACCGGCTCCTCGGCGCCGAGGCGGTGGCGGCGGACCGGTGA
- a CDS encoding nuclear transport factor 2 family protein, with amino-acid sequence MIGTQSLTDLYVEVQHFHARQMQLLDGGDFPAYAATFTEDGEFTHTPQQPPALGRDGIVAELNRFHQRFAEDPVIRRHWFNQLWLEPREDGSVQATYYALVVTTRPERNVTIAPSCVVRDVLVRDGEGNLLVRSRTVDHDRLA; translated from the coding sequence ATGATCGGTACGCAGAGCCTCACCGACCTGTACGTCGAGGTCCAGCACTTCCACGCCCGCCAGATGCAGCTGCTCGACGGCGGCGACTTCCCCGCGTACGCGGCGACGTTCACCGAGGACGGCGAGTTCACCCACACCCCGCAGCAGCCGCCGGCCCTCGGCCGGGACGGCATCGTCGCCGAGCTGAACCGGTTCCACCAGCGCTTCGCCGAGGACCCGGTGATCCGGCGGCACTGGTTCAACCAGCTCTGGCTGGAGCCGCGGGAGGACGGGTCGGTCCAGGCGACCTACTACGCCCTGGTGGTCACCACCCGGCCCGAGCGGAACGTGACGATCGCGCCGAGCTGCGTGGTGCGTGACGTGCTGGTGCGCGACGGCGAGGGCAACCTGCTCGTCCGCTCCCGCACCGTGGACCACGACCGGCTGGCCTGA
- the fabG gene encoding 3-oxoacyl-ACP reductase FabG, with the protein MERTQPVAVVTGATSGIGLSVTRRLARDGHRVFVCSRHDEELAATVKSLVEEGFDADGEACDVSVPADVRRFVAAAVARYGPLDVLVNNAGRSGGGATAEIDDELWLDVINTNLNSVFLMTKAALTTGGMLARGRGRVINIASTGGKQGVVHAAPYSASKHGVVGFTKALGLELARTGVTVNAVCPGFVETPMAQRVRAHYADIWGVSEEETFDRITTRVPIGRYVRPDEVAAMVAYLVHDDAAAVTAQALNVCGGLGNY; encoded by the coding sequence GTGGAGAGAACCCAGCCGGTCGCAGTCGTGACCGGGGCGACCAGTGGCATCGGGCTGTCCGTCACCCGGCGGTTGGCCCGGGACGGGCACCGCGTCTTCGTCTGCTCCCGTCACGACGAGGAGTTGGCCGCGACGGTCAAGAGCCTCGTCGAGGAGGGATTCGACGCCGACGGCGAGGCGTGCGACGTGTCGGTGCCGGCCGACGTGCGCCGGTTCGTGGCCGCCGCGGTGGCCCGGTACGGCCCGCTGGACGTCCTGGTGAACAACGCCGGGCGCAGCGGCGGCGGCGCGACGGCCGAGATCGACGACGAGCTGTGGCTGGACGTGATCAACACCAACCTGAACAGCGTCTTCCTGATGACCAAGGCGGCGCTGACCACCGGCGGCATGCTGGCGCGGGGACGGGGGCGCGTGATCAACATCGCGTCGACCGGGGGCAAGCAGGGCGTGGTGCACGCCGCGCCGTACTCGGCCTCCAAGCACGGCGTGGTCGGCTTCACCAAGGCGCTCGGGCTGGAGCTGGCGCGCACCGGCGTCACGGTGAACGCGGTCTGCCCCGGGTTCGTGGAGACGCCGATGGCGCAGCGCGTGCGCGCGCACTACGCCGACATCTGGGGGGTCTCCGAGGAGGAGACGTTCGACCGGATCACCACCCGGGTGCCCATCGGCCGCTACGTCCGGCCCGACGAGGTCGCCGCGATGGTCGCGTACCTGGTGCACGACGACGCGGCGGCGGTGACCGCGCAGGCGCTGAACGTCTGCGGCGGTCTGGGCAACTACTGA
- a CDS encoding acetyl-CoA carboxylase biotin carboxyl carrier protein gives MSPENDDGTDREPDLTAALDAVRRSTLRLLADLPRPPTALRIRAGALTLEAEWATVGAPVAVAPAAEPVGVAAPVTAAEGDPARHVVRAPTVGVFYRSPEPGAKPFVTEGDIVQPGQQVGIVEAMKLMIPVHADAHGTVTEVLRADGAPVEYDEPLIALSPLDG, from the coding sequence ATGAGCCCAGAGAACGACGACGGCACCGACCGGGAGCCGGATCTGACCGCCGCCCTGGACGCCGTCCGGCGCAGCACCCTGCGACTGCTCGCCGACCTGCCCCGGCCGCCGACGGCGCTGCGGATCCGGGCCGGCGCGCTGACCCTGGAGGCGGAGTGGGCGACGGTCGGCGCGCCGGTGGCGGTGGCGCCGGCCGCCGAGCCGGTGGGCGTGGCCGCGCCGGTCACCGCGGCCGAGGGTGACCCCGCCCGGCACGTGGTGCGCGCGCCGACGGTGGGGGTCTTCTACCGGTCGCCGGAGCCGGGGGCGAAGCCGTTCGTCACCGAGGGGGACATCGTCCAACCGGGCCAGCAGGTGGGCATCGTCGAGGCGATGAAGCTGATGATCCCGGTGCACGCCGACGCGCACGGCACCGTCACCGAGGTGTTGCGCGCCGACGGCGCCCCGGTGGAGTACGACGAGCCGCTGATCGCCCTGTCCCCACTGGACGGGTGA
- a CDS encoding DsbA family oxidoreductase: protein MLVEVWADIMCPWCWIGKRRLARALADHGDPDTRITWRAFELRPGHRRTPDLTLGEVMVRWRGRTEAEVTKLFGWIRTLGAQEGLELNLATTRPVSSFDAHRLCHLADAAGSRDEMTERLFRAHLTENVNVADHDVLVGLATEVGLDPAETRRVLDGDRYAAQVRAEAGAPGVTGVPTVVVDRRERATGALSVDDYRALLARAATPSRP, encoded by the coding sequence GTGCTGGTGGAGGTCTGGGCCGACATCATGTGCCCCTGGTGCTGGATCGGGAAGCGGAGGTTGGCACGCGCGTTGGCCGACCACGGCGACCCGGACACCCGGATCACCTGGCGGGCCTTCGAACTGCGGCCGGGCCACCGGCGTACCCCCGACCTCACGCTGGGCGAGGTGATGGTGCGCTGGCGCGGCCGCACGGAGGCGGAGGTGACCAAGCTCTTCGGCTGGATCCGCACGCTCGGTGCGCAGGAAGGGCTGGAGCTGAACCTCGCCACCACCCGCCCGGTCAGCTCCTTCGACGCCCACCGGCTGTGCCACCTGGCCGACGCCGCCGGGTCGCGCGACGAGATGACCGAGCGGCTGTTCCGGGCCCACCTGACCGAGAACGTCAACGTGGCCGACCACGACGTGCTGGTCGGCCTCGCCACCGAGGTCGGCCTGGACCCGGCGGAGACCCGGCGGGTGCTCGACGGCGACCGGTACGCGGCGCAGGTCCGCGCCGAGGCCGGCGCGCCCGGCGTCACCGGTGTGCCGACCGTGGTGGTCGACCGACGGGAGCGGGCCACCGGCGCGTTGTCCGTGGACGACTACCGGGCCCTGCTCGCCCGGGCCGCCACGCCCAGCCGGCCGTGA
- a CDS encoding DUF6069 family protein has translation MSSAIGEARPALGRRATRAVVVVAAVVAAVVVFAVADAVAGEIRVPQRPASSETEPLTLSAVTFAAALACLAGWALLAVLERFTAPARARAVWTGVALVVFLLSLPYLPGFRLADRVAVALVHAALAAVLIPGLRRTGRAA, from the coding sequence ATGAGCAGCGCCATCGGAGAGGCCCGCCCCGCCCTGGGACGCCGGGCCACCCGGGCCGTGGTCGTCGTGGCGGCGGTGGTCGCCGCGGTCGTGGTGTTCGCCGTCGCCGACGCCGTGGCCGGCGAGATCCGCGTGCCGCAGCGGCCCGCCTCGTCCGAGACCGAACCGCTGACCCTCAGCGCGGTCACCTTCGCCGCCGCGCTGGCCTGCCTGGCCGGCTGGGCGCTGCTGGCCGTGCTGGAACGCTTCACCGCCCCGGCCCGGGCCCGGGCGGTGTGGACCGGCGTCGCCCTGGTCGTGTTCCTGCTCAGCCTGCCCTACCTGCCGGGCTTCCGGCTGGCCGACCGGGTGGCGGTCGCGCTCGTGCACGCCGCGCTGGCCGCCGTGCTCATCCCGGGGCTGCGCCGCACCGGCCGGGCCGCCTGA
- a CDS encoding MarR family winged helix-turn-helix transcriptional regulator, with the protein MSRRTRDEVVYALMRTWRASRLQTDLLDDAAFHKIGINRTDGRCLDALSEGPMPASVLAQACGISPNALTTVVDRLAERGLVERVKDPADRRRVLVRLTPLADHVSQQLYGPVVAWSLRNFEKYSTEELALIEGFIDAGRRFQAEHMRYIAALDLSWEVPDSPAGGTPEPG; encoded by the coding sequence ATGTCAAGGAGAACGCGGGACGAGGTGGTCTACGCGTTGATGCGGACCTGGCGGGCGTCCCGCCTGCAGACCGATCTGCTGGACGACGCCGCCTTCCACAAGATCGGCATCAACCGCACCGACGGGCGGTGCCTCGACGCCCTGAGCGAGGGGCCGATGCCGGCCAGCGTCCTGGCCCAGGCCTGCGGCATCAGCCCCAACGCGCTGACCACCGTCGTCGACCGGCTCGCCGAGCGCGGGCTGGTCGAGCGGGTGAAGGACCCGGCCGACCGGCGTCGGGTGCTGGTCCGGCTCACCCCGCTGGCCGACCACGTCAGCCAGCAGCTCTACGGGCCGGTGGTGGCGTGGTCGCTGCGCAACTTCGAGAAGTACTCCACCGAGGAACTCGCACTCATCGAGGGCTTCATCGACGCCGGCCGGCGGTTCCAGGCCGAGCACATGAGGTACATCGCCGCGCTGGACCTGTCCTGGGAGGTCCCGGACAGCCCGGCCGGCGGAACCCCCGAGCCGGGCTGA